From the genome of Spirochaetota bacterium:
CAGTGTTGCACTATACAACATTGACTGCCGATGACTCTTTGAGGGCAGCTTTTTCAGCATTTTCCTGATATCTGGCAGGAATCCCATGTCGAAGAGTCTGTCCGCCTCATCAATAACCAGTATACCTATCTTTTTGAGATCCAGTTTACCAGATTTGCTGAAATCGATTAGCCTCCCTGGCGTACCAATTATAATGTCTACTCCATCTCTTAGCAACTTTTCTTGTCTATTATATCCGACACCACCATAAAATGTGCCACACTTAACTCCTGTATGCCTACCTATCACCTCAGCCTCCCTTCCTATCTGATCAGCTAACTCTCGTGTAGGCGCGATGACAAGGGCCTTCTGTCTTTTATTAGGTTCATTTTGAAGCATTAGGTAAAAAATCGAGATCAGGAAGGCCGCAGTTTTACCAGTTCCAGTCTGAGATTGAACATATACATCCTTTCCCATAAAGGTATGCGTAAAGGTGATTTCCTGAACAGGCATGCATTTTACAAAACCAGCATCATCTATTCCATGCTGGAGTTTTTCGTTTAAATTAAGTTCTGTAAATTTCATAATTATCTCTTTGTTTATTATATTGCCCCTAAGTGGTAATAATTATAACTTTCTTAAAGGTCGAATTTCATAACTTGTCTATACAGTATGAATAGAAATACATTTCTCCATATCAATACTATAAAGACTTATGTGCTTTCTTTATCTTACTATTAATAATATTATTGATGAAAGAGACAACAAAAAGGCATTTGTTGTAATAAATCAATATAAAAATGATTTTCATAAGATAAATATTTCATAAATAATTTTAAGTCATTATAATTGATAGCGCAGTTATTGGAAAGTGATAAAATTGCAGAAACACATTTTATTATATTTACAGTAAATGTTTGTCTATGTAGAAGTATAGAATTGATAATTGGTAAATATTGTCCCATTTCATTGAAGCGATACAAAAAGATTTATAAAAAAACCTGAGGATAATGATAAAACAGGCGAGGTGCTTGCTATAATAGAAAGCAATGAAAGTTTATCATCATATCATATAAGATCATTAATTCCTGGCAGAATAATTGAGAAACATATTACTCTCGGCAAGTTTTTCTCTGATGAAACAACTGTATATAAAATAGCAAATTTTTCAATAGTATGGATCAATCTCGCAGTTTATATAAAAAACCTCCATATTATTAAAATTGGCCAAAAAGTCGATATCGAGTCTGTTGGTGTTCATATAAGGGCTTCAGGAATTATTTCTTATATTCAACCAATCTTTAATGAAGAGACAAGAGGTTTTATCGCTAGGGTGGTGCTTCCAAACAGGAATAATCAATTTCAACCTGGTATGTTTGTTAAAGGAAAGATTGTGCTGATAACTGGCAAGAGTATACCTATAATATCCAATAATGCTCTACAGGTGATTGATGAAAAGCCCTGTGTTTTTGTACCGGAAGGGAAAGGCGTTTACAGACTTGTCACTTTTAGTATTGGGGAAAAGGGCATTCATTATAGTCATCTCCTTTCAGGTTTGAATATTGGGGATTCTTATGTTGGTATTGGCTCCTTCAAGTTTAAGGCTAAATTTGTAATGAGCAATATTGGAGGGCATGCAGGTTATGGACATCAATAGGGTACTAAAATATCAGTTATAGAGTGTACCGGGTGTGACAAAGGTTTTTTCTATGGGGGGTCATGTATTGCAATATCAGGTTAAACTGAATCCCTCTGCTCTGGCGCAGTATAAAATTAGTCTCAGCGAGGTAGTTGAAAGCATTAATTCTAATAATGGCAATGAAGGCGGGCAGTTTATTGTGTTTGGTTCAGAAGAGTATCTTGTTAGAGGAATTGGTTTAATCAGGACGCTTGAGGATATAGGTGATATCAAGCTTAAAGTAGTGAATGGATTCCCAATTCGTCTTAGCGATGTATCCCGGATTGAATATGGTAATGAAATTCGAAGAGGAATCTTCATTCGAAATGGATCTGATGAGGTTGTTGCCGGAATTGTACTAAAGCTTTATGGGGAAAATACATTCAGAGTAATCGAGCGCCTTAAAGAAAAGTTTATTGAAGTACAGAAGGCTCTTCCAGCGGATGTTGAATTAGTATTTTATTATAATTAGACTATGCTTGTGGGAAATGCCACATGGACGGTAAAGAAAACTCTCATTGGCTCCATTATTTGTAATAGTACCACTTGCCTTTTTGTTAATCTTTTTAATACTTTTTTTATCATTGGGAAATATAAAAATGCGCTTTTTATTTTTTTTAATGTTCCTCTTGCTCTTATAGATGGTGTATTCGGTCTTTTGATTTCAGGAGAATATTTATCAATCCCGACATCTGTTGGTTTAATTGCGCTTTTTATTATTGCTATGCAAACGGACTTGTGCTTGTTACCTGTATCAATCAATTAAGACAGGATTGCATGAAAATAAAAGAAGCAGTTATCAATGGCGCTCTTGTGAGGGTAAGACCTGTGCTGATGACAATATTTACAACTTTAATAAAATAATTCCTTGAATATATAGAGGTTATCTCTTGCAATTAAAAACCTTAAATGTCTGATTTACAGTCACTTCACCAGCAAATTTATTATTCTGAAAAGGAAAATTTAGATTTCAGCAAGATATGACTGTTTTAGGCCTAATTATCTAGGCAGGATATGCAAAGATATGCAATGGTTGATCTTATTCTTTCAGGGCTATTATCATCTCCTCTGGAGAGATCGCAAACTGGTTTTTCAAAACCCTGAGTAACAAAAAAACCAGGATTTAATAATTGCCATGCCTTGTATGCTGGATTCCCATAAGCAAGCTCAGGGTATATGAATAGGGTCGTCTCTGTGGAAAGCGCATCTCTTAATGTCATTGCATCTGCACTATATAAATATGACTTATATCCTTCTGGCAAGAGAGAGATGGTTTTTCGAATCTTTTCTATTGTCATTTTATCATGACCTATAAGAGCAACAACTGGTTTTACACCGACTATTAATTTAAATGTTGATATACTTTCAATCATTATCTGAGCTAATTGAATTGGCGCTGGATTCGGCTTTATCGCCATATCACTTATGGCAATAATATTACCCGACCTACCATAATAATTATTATAGGCCCATTCAAAATAATCTATTATTGAATGTGCGGAGGTGGCATCAGAATAAATCAGACAATTAGCATTTTCCCCATTGAATGGATCATATCCACCTAATTTTTTTAACATTATATGCCTGTCAAGCGAAGCATCTAACTGTATATCGCCAAAACAGACACCCCTTCCACCGCTTTGAATATACATCTCACTAGCTCTCTTCATAAGCCCTGGATGATCATGATTTGATGAACCCGCAGTTGAAAAGGATACAAAGGCTATAATTGGATTACTGAGCATATCAGAGGCTCTATTAGCCGCATCAACAATTCCTTTTACATCTGAATTATCAATTGGATAAGATACAATAAGTTCATTCCCATCAGGAAGGGTTAACTCAAAAATATTATCAGGGTGTTCTTTAACAATTCCAATGGAATCAAGCCTTCTCATTTGAGAAAAGAATATTGCTGAAGGAGTCTTATAATCAAGTACCAAAGAACAACCAACAATCATTGCTTCAGTTGGAACATCAATACCTCCTAATAAAGCATCTGCCCTATTTGATTTGAGTTCAAGCGAAGCCGAGAGGAAGGGCAAGACCTCTTCCTCGCTAATGCCAAACGAGCTATACATCATTGACAATGTCTCGTCTAACTTATCAATCTTAGTCTTTCTGTTTAGCATACCTTGAGGATCATCCTTATATCCCTTATATTCAGCAAGCTTTTCCTTTGCAAAACTTGTATCAATATTGATCAATTCAGCAAAATCATTAACTTCTTTAGCAACAGAACTGTAAAGGTTATTAGTAATATCGTCAGTAACCAGCACTCTTGCTTTTCTGCCAACCTTTTGAGCAAGATCTGACGCTCTCTCGATTAGACTGTCATATAATGTCAAGTTTGTTGACTGCATGTGTTAGCTCCACCTAATATATATTTATTCACAAATCTACTTTAACATTTCATATATTATAAATAGATATTGTTTTTATATAATAATTACTCAATTGTAAATGTGTTGAAACTACAAATTAGGGATACTATCCAAACACATTTACATATAATGCACTTTATCAGCCTTCAGCAAGGCTTCGACAGCTTTTGGCACTTCCAAAGGGATGATAAAATCCTCCACATTTGATTTATCATCAATGTTACTGGCAAATCCGTCAATAACATGAAAAGTACCACAGGAAGCAATTGTCACTCCAAGCTTACTGCTTAAGAATATTGCAAGCTGCTCAAGATTATCAGGTAAATCAGAGGCAGAGAGACCGTCAATTTGACCAGATAATAGTTCTTTTACTGAACTCTGAATAGCAAATTTTGCTAGTTCTCCTTTCTTGCTCATGCTTACACCTTGTGGGCCATAATATACCGTAACATTATCAATTTTTTTCACCTGTTTTGCAACAAAAGCAATTACATAAGCGGCATATTGATTATAGGGTTTATCTGCTCCACTATTTACAAATATCAATAAATCTTTTACTTCTGTCATATTCTTCTCCTAATTTATTATATTTTTTCTTATAGTTATTGATAGTATCCCTTTATTATATTGAATTCATTTCTTCTCAATTTCTGATAAATCTATAACCTCGATTTATTATAATAATTATATTATATTTATTTTAATATAAACATATTTAATCGATATTCCTTCATCGGCAATTGAGAAGTTTATAACATCACCATTCATTATATCTGAAGTAATATTTAGCTTAACTAATTTAACTCTCCCTAAAATCTCAATTGGTATAACTTTTTCTGTACCATAAAGCGCTTCGTCAGTAGTAATATTTATTTTATATATAATTTTATCATCAAAGATGAAGTTCCTTGACCTGCCAGTTCGGAAAGCACAACCCCTGTCATACTTCTTTCTTCTATGGCATCCCTTCCTACCGTAAAAGGCGGGATCAGATTTTATATCATTTCTATGTCTAAAACTGGTTGCATTTTCATCTGAATTATGCTTCCAAAAGTTGCTATACTCAATTTGATCGTATAACTCTTTTTTTTTAGAATCACCCAATACCGCATAGGCTTCATTTAACTCCTTAAATTTTTCTTCTGCATTGGCATCCATTTTATTTTGATCAGGATGATACTTAAAAGCTAACTGTCTATATGCCTTTTTTATATCCTGCGCTGACGCATCCCGCTCTAAATCTAAAACTCGATAATAATCTATTATACTCATTTAAAATATTAAGATAACTACAATTATTTGATCATTCTGTAAGATATTTATTTATATCATCAGCCATCTGATGACCTATTATTGTTATATTAAGCTCTTTTATTTCATTCAATTTCAATAGAGAGTTTTTAATATCATGGGCTAAAGAAAAAACCAATGGACAGATAGAGGATGAGGGTTGTATTTCAAAAGAGACTTTTGCATCTTCAGTCACAATAAGATTCTTAATCAATCCCATACTTATTACATCTACCGTGGTTCCTTGATCTTTAATTTGTTTCAATTTTTCTACTATTTTCTTTCTAAGTTCCACTCTCTTTTTATTCCCTTATATTCTTCTTTTATCATTAGCATTACCAATACTCAGACTATATGACCACATATAGAAGCCTTTCAATTTTCGACTTAATAATTTCCTCGGGCACAGCTCCGACGATCCCATCAACATTCTCGCCATTCTTGAAAAACATCAATGTTGGTATGCTCATTATTCCATATTTGCTGGCTGTATCTCGAGCTTCTTCAATATTAACCTTACAAAACTTGACTTTATCATTATAGCTCTCTGATAGCTTATCAACTACTGGGGATACCCTTTTGCATGGGCCACACCATGACGCCCAAAAATCAACGAGGACAGGCAAATCTGTTTTTAATACTTCTTTCTCAAAATTTTGATCTGTAATTTCGATTACCATCTTAATTCTCCTCATTTATTGATCTTGAAAAGCTATCTCAAATAGCTTTAAATTTTTGGAGAGATTGCTCTGCGGCCAACGCAATTGGCTCAGCGCTAGGTTCTGAAGATAAATCAGGATGAGCGGCACACATTATAGTGGTGAGATCTGAAACGGTCGCTTCACTTCTAATCGCATAATTGATTGTATCTATCTCCTTCATAGGGGCCTCACTATCACTAAGTATTTGCCCACCAATCAATTTTTGAGAATTTTTATCAAAAACTAACTTCAGTGTCCAGGGGATCTGCCCCTTAATCATTTTGTGTTTGTTTCTTGACTCAACTACAGAGCTTACTGTTTTAATGCCTTCCTTGTTGGCAAACTCCTCAATCAGACCAACTGAAGCTATAGATTTGTCAAAAAGTTTAACCGCTAAATTATTTAATACACCAGGGAATTCGATATTATAGCCGGCAAGTTGTTTCGCTACCAATCTTCCTTGAATAACGGCGGTGGAGCGATTTTGACCAGGAATAGGTTTTTTTGTAATAGGGCTTTCCATTTGCACGCAATCTCCAGCGGCAAAGATGTCTGGATTTGAGGTTTCCATAAATTTATTCACTTTTATCCCAATATCCCCCAATTCCAAACCAATTTGTTTTGCCAATTCTAAATTGGCCTGAACTCCAATTGAAAGAACAACCATATCCGCGGGAATGATTTCCCCTGTAGAAAGCTCCACACCTGATACAAATCCATCTTTCCCAATGATTCTTTCCACTCTATTTCCCAATTTTAGCCTGATCCCTTCCTGAGTAAGATACTCCATAAGCGTGAGCGCCAACTCACTGTCTAACATTGGAGGAAGTGGACGATCAAGAAATTCGACTACAGTTATATCCAAAGATGGCCTTGTTGTCAAAAGCAGCGTTCCTAATTCTAATCCAATAGCACCGGCTCCAACAATGATCATTTTTTTTACACTTCTTTCTTCTATAAATATTTTCATTTTCTCCGCTTCTGGAGTGCTTCTCAAGGTGTACACGCCCTCAAGATCTCTTCCAGGAAAAGGGGGAACCTTCGGTTTTGCCCCAGTCGCTATCAATAGCTTATCATATGAAAGAGAATCGCCATTTTGTAAGGTAAGAACTTTTTTTCTTGTATCCAATGCGGTGACCTTATTTATTAGGGATTTAATCCCCCTTTCCTGAAAAAAAATTTTATCTGGATTGATAATAGATTCGACAGTAGCCAGACCGGCTACAACATGTGGCAATGCTCATCTTACAATAAAATAAGGCTCTATACGGATAACTGTAACTTCAAGATTGGGATTTAATTTCTTTGACAATATGGCGGCAGGTGCTCCTGCTCCTCCACACCCTATAACAATAAATTTATTTATTTGTGACATCCTATTCCTCCTACTCTCTACATCTTAGGATTGTAGATTTTTAATACGGAAACAGTCCAAATTAAAAATGTCTATAGCTCTCTTAATTATTATACTAATTATTCCTAATTCTTAAAAATGAATTCATCATAATGTTATAAAGCGCATTAGAAAAAACATTCTTCACAAATTTCTTCAATTTGAGCCTTTGTTTGAATACTCGTTGTGGCATGCACAATCTTTTGATTACGATAATATACTGTGAATGGTAATCCTCTAAAACTACTGCATTCTTTTGCTTTTTTTATTGGAGAAGCGGCCTCATTATCAAATTCTACAACGCGAAATTGAATATGCTTATATTTATTCACTAATTCCAAATGCTCCATTACTTTATAAACAGGGATACACATTGGTCCCCATCTACCCGCACAGACTACCAGCATATCATTATCGGATAGTGTAACCTCAAAATCCTTTAATGATTCTATATGTTTCAATTTTGTATTCATTCCCATTTTTTTATCTCCATTATTGTGCTAACTTCTATACCTTATGAAACCGCTATAAATAATTTTTGAATCTTATTTCTTTTCCATCCGCACCCCACTATCATTTTACACCTTCCTCTAAGGGTCCTCCAAGCAAACTAATTATTCATGGTCTTCATTACACCTTTCCAAATCCCCTTAACCTCTTCGGTTACCTCTCCACAGTCATACTCAACTACAGATTTTTTGTTTATCATGGCTTTTGTTACCTCTGGATTGTAACTTATCTTCCCCGCTATCTGCAACATGTTTTTCGAACAATATTCCTCTATCTGTTTTGAATTATATAAATTAATATCATATTTATTTATGCATACCAATGATGGAATATTAAAATGCTTGGCAACCCCAATTACTCTTTCTAAGTCGTGTATCCCTGACAAGGTAGGTTCAGTAACAACAAGCAAGAGATCAACACCTGTAATTGACGCTATTACTGGACAACCTATGCCAGGAGGGCCATCAACAATAATATATTCAACCTCTTCCCTCTCTGCAATCAATTTCGCCTGCTGTCGCACCAAGGTCACAAGCTTTCCTGAATTATCCTCGGCAATTCCAAGCTCAGCATGAGTCATATATCCATATCGAGTATGAGAGATAAACCACTTGCCGGATATATTTTCTTCCATATTTATTGCGCCCTGTGGACATGCTCTTGCGCATAATCCGCAACCCTCGCATGATATGGGGTCAACCACATAGTCTTTTATAGCATCAAATCTGCAAAGATTTTGGCATTCACAGCATAAAATGCATCTCCCACTGTCTATAACCGCAGTTTTACCTCCATGAAAAACTTCACTCTTCTCTATCTTTGGTTCTAAGATAAGATATAGATCAGCGGCGTCTACATCACAGTCCGCCATCACATGAGAATCAGATAGCGAAGCAAAGGCAGCGGTAATCGTGGTCTTGCCTGTTCCACCCTTGCCGCTTATAATGGTTAACTGCTTCATTTTAGTTAACCTCCTTTTTTATCATATCATAAAGTTGAATAAAATTTTCATTATACTCAGGCAAGGCCTCTAATAATGGGATCCCTTCAGAATATGCTACCGCTATTCGCCTATCCCAAGGGATGGTCATTAAAATTTGTATATTTTCTTCTCTGCAATATTCTTCAACCTCTTCATTCCCGATATCCGCGCAGTTTACTACCACTCCAAAGGGAATCCGCAATTTCCTTATCATCTCTACAGCAAGTTTAAGATCGTTTAAGCCAAATGGGGTGGGCTCGGTCACTAATACGCAGAAATCGCTTCCCTTTACTGATTCCACAACCGGACATGACGTACCAGGTGATGCATCAATTATAACATCTTTGTTATTATGGATAAGCCCTTTAACGCGCCTGATTAAAGGCGGAGCCATCGGTTCTCCAATGTTAAGGATACCGTGGATAAGCTCAATGTTTTGAGAATTCCCCCTTTCAATAATCCCTATCTCTCTCTCAATCTCGCTTATGGCATTCTCTGGGCAAAAATAGCTACATGAACCGCAGCCATGACACAATTCCGGGAAGAATAGAACCTTATCCTTAATCACTACAATGGCATTGAACTCGCAAACCTCAGCGCACTTGCCGCAATATGTGCATTTTGAATCATCTACCTCTGGCACAAGTATACCCACAGACATACGTTCTGCCAATTCAGGATTTATAAATATATGAGCATTAGGTTCTTCAACATCACAATCCAAAAACTGCACACCGCCAAGGGAAAGGGCTAGGTTTACAGCAATTGTTGTCTTTCCAGTCCCGCCCTTCCCGCTTGCTATTGATATTATCATAAATGACTACCCCCTAATCATTGCTGTACCGCACTTGGGGCATTTTTCATCATAGCATGGCACGCCTACACTGTGAGGGACTGTAGCTCCGCAGGATGGGCATCTACAATTACCACTGGGACCAGAGCCTGGTCTGGTCCCTCCCATCCTTCCCATGCGGCTAGCTCCTCCTCCTCTTCCCCTTCCTGTTCCTGAACCGCCACCTCCCGTAGGTCCTGTTCCATCACCTCTTGGCATATAAACCACCTCCTAAATAGTATTCAAATAACAAAAGTTTAGTCTCTTTTTTCAGCCAAATCGTTTATCCTTTTCTCAACATTATCAAGCTCTTTCCTCATCTTTTCCGATTGTTCCTTCAGCATCGCCATCTCTTCATGTTTAGACATATGTGGAGAAGACTGCGTTTGATTTGGAGCCGCACCTGGGCTCATTCCACTACCCATGCCTGATCTCATGCCTCTACCGCTTCCCATTCCAGCTCCAGCGCCCATACCGTAATGCGATGCTACTGAAGGTTCTGAAATATATTGATATTGTCCTTTCTTGAATCCCTCAACTGCCTCTTTTACAGAAATATTTGATAAACCCACAATAATTTTTATGTCGGCTGCCTGAAGGGCACTAAATGCATTTGGACCTGCATTGCCTGTGAGCACAACCTCCACACCTTTATTGGCGACAAGCTGAGCAGATTGTGATCCTGCTCCCCCGCCAGCGCTAATAGATGGATTTTCAATAGATTCAAACTGCATAGTATCTGTATCCAAAATAATAAAGTACTGGGATCTCCCAAACCTTGGATCTACAGGATTATCTAAAGCCGGACCAGAGGATGTAACACAGATTTTCATTTTTTGCTCCTTGAATATACTAAATATTTACTTTATAACTTTTTAACAATACAAGGGTATTGATGATATTTTTGTAATATTTTTTAGCTATTACATTCTTCTGATTTGCCACAGGGGATATCCCTCCCACAACAAGGTGCATCCTTTCCGCATGTGGGTGATTTGAAACTTGTTACTATCGTATCACTCCCCTTCATAATAAAACCACTCCCACCAGTAATCAGACGTTTTACAACCCCACTGCATTCTGGGCACTCTTCAAGCGGTTCCTCTTCCATCCTCTGAAACTGCTCAAATCTATTTTTACATGATAAACATACATATTCATATATAGGCATATATACCCCTTTATATATATTTTAATTATTTACTACCATGTAGCTGATTACCATCTACGCCAGCCTCTTCCTCTTCCCATACCCATGCCTCTCCCAAATCGCGGGGCAAAACCGATGCCGAATCGCGGATATAAAAAAGGATTGGAATACAAGGGTGCATAGGGAATGCCATATCCGCCGTTAAAGGGATAAAGATAAGCTGAAGAAGCATAAACATTGTAGGGAACACCGTAAGCTAATGACCGGTAGCCTGGCATTCGTCCATAAAAACCTAACATAACTGTTACCTCCTTCTATTGTAATATTAATTATAAAGTGCCTGCTATATTAACAATAATACGGTTCAGTTCCTCTAAATCACTCTTATTGGGATGACCTTTAGCTTTTGGCGCGTCAGCAGACCATTCCGGTGGATCTGATTTTTGTTGAATCTTTTCAATAAAATCAGGGCTCATTTCACCTTGACAACTGAATATACCTACGATTTTAGAATCTAAAACCTGATTCTTAGCATAATCCATTGCCTTCAAAACATGCATAGAACCTGTAGCGGCTCCATGTGTGGCAAACAAAAATAAGGATTTCTCCTTAATCTTAGAAAGATATTCCATCGATTCTTGAATCGGTTTTCCGCCTTTTAACCAAAAACCTAGAGCAATAAAGTCATAACCGGAGGGATTCGGAGCCTTATCAATAGGAAAGATATCCTTTTCGCCTGTTAATGCATCGAACACAGTTTGAGCCAATTTGCGCGTATTGCCTGTTTGACTTGAATATACAACCAATGATTTCATAGAATCATCTCCTAATAAATATTATAATAAACCTTCTCTGTATGTTTGATAATATTAATATTGTGATCTTATATATATACTCTTACAACCAATCCTTTATTATTTATAATGATCACTCATGAAACCCATACTTTACAAATCTGCTCATTCATCCCATACTTTTATTTATCACTTCATCTAATAACGGTCTATATGGCTTAATATCCAATAGAGATATGTTATCTTCCTAATAGAATTATTTATATATAACGTTTTTTACAACCGTTATGTAATTTCATAACACACCTTGTATAAACTCAAACGATGCCCGATTATAAAACTGAACTAGCTTTATAATATTAAACACCTCAGGTACTGCCGCTAGAATCGCAAACCGTACCTGGGTTTGTGTTTGAACTGAATAGGGACAACAACTTACGAGGATTAGAAGCATCGCATTTGGGACAGCAAACAGATCTGCCAGATTCGTGATTACTTACTAATTTTTCAAATTTTTCTCCACACTCTCCACACTCAAACTCATATATGGGCATATTCCTTCTCCCTAAAATAAATATGATTATTTTATAATAACTCATTACCCTGATAACTCAATTCGCCTATAACATTAATATTTAAGGGCAGATCATTGACATAACACATATTATCCACACATGTGCAGACTTTATTGCCACTCTATATTTTGCTAATAAAAACAATTTTCTTTTTATCCTGAGTAGATATGCTACTTCATCAGGATTTGGTTCTTCTACTTACTGACCATAATAATGCTATAAAGCAACAAACAAAAATGTGAGTATTTGCGGTATTCATCCCCGCAAATACTCACTATGATAAGGGAGAATAATCTTATTCATTCTCTGCCTTTTCCAATTCATTC
Proteins encoded in this window:
- a CDS encoding zinc ribbon domain-containing protein, whose product is MPIYEFECGECGEKFEKLVSNHESGRSVCCPKCDASNPRKLLSLFSSNTNPGTVCDSSGST